One genomic window of Candoia aspera isolate rCanAsp1 chromosome 12, rCanAsp1.hap2, whole genome shotgun sequence includes the following:
- the YIPF6 gene encoding protein YIPF6 isoform X1, whose product MAAAAAAAGSGATKPLFAGLADVSISEDIPVEGEITVPVGPNSPDEDYSTLDEPVKETVMRDLKAVGKKFVHVMYPKKSSTLLRDWDLWGPLILCVLLALMLQGGAADSTEDRGPQFAEVFVIIWFGAVVITLNSKLLGGTIIYSLLGRQPTPKPQSSCCLSHFPFLFCYQLDDPHLYAIVNMLSAKTSKLDEDVLGCLSVKASLVDLPPICLFLPVFMMNVVKRLAGSLAKTTKGLKLFLLCFFEEHYECLPAEFCFLLILL is encoded by the exons atggcggcggcggcggcggcggcgggcagcGGAGCCACGAAGCCGCTG TTTGCAGGCCTTGCAGATGTGTCAATATCAGAAGATATCCCTGTAGAAGGAGAAATTACTGTTCCTGTGGGGCCTAATTCCCCAGATGAAGACTACTCCACATTGGATGAACCAGTTAAGGAGACAGTT ATGCGAGatttaaaggcagttggaaagaaATTTGTCCATGTCATGTATCCCAAAAAGAGCAGCACCCTCCTCAGAGACT GGGATTTATGGGGTCCATTAATCCTGTGTGTTTTACTTGCTCT AATGCTTCAGGGAGGAGCAGCAGATAGTACAGAAGACAGAGGGCCTCAGTTTGCAGAAGTGTTCGTTATCATCTGGTTTGGAGCAGTTGTCATAACACTAAATTCCAAGCTACTGGGAGGAACCAT cATCTACAGCCTTCTTGGCAGACAGCCAACCCCCAAACCGCAAAGCTCTTGTTGTCtatcccattttccttttctattttgttaTCAGCTGGATGATCCTCACCTTTACGCCATAGTGAATATGCTCTCAGCAAAGACCTCAAAACTGGATGAAGATGTTTTGGGTTGCCTTTCTGTGAAAGCCTCTCTGGTTGACTTGCCACCTATTTGTCTGTTTCTGCCTGTGTTTATGATGAATGTGGTGAAAAGGCTGGCAGGTTCCTTGGCCAAAACCACAAAAGGCCTCAAACTGTTCTTACTATGTTTCTTTGAAGAGCACTACGAATGTCTCCCTGCTGAGTTTTGTTTTCTACTGATTTTGTTGTAA
- the YIPF6 gene encoding protein YIPF6 isoform X2, whose translation MAAAAAAAGSGATKPLFAGLADVSISEDIPVEGEITVPVGPNSPDEDYSTLDEPVKETVMRDLKAVGKKFVHVMYPKKSSTLLRDWDLWGPLILCVLLALMLQGGAADSTEDRGPQFAEVFVIIWFGAVVITLNSKLLGGTISFFQSLCVLGYCILPLTVALLVCRLVLIANSGTAGFIVRLLVVVAMFGWSTLASTAFLADSQPPNRKALVVYPIFLFYFVISWMILTFTP comes from the exons atggcggcggcggcggcggcggcgggcagcGGAGCCACGAAGCCGCTG TTTGCAGGCCTTGCAGATGTGTCAATATCAGAAGATATCCCTGTAGAAGGAGAAATTACTGTTCCTGTGGGGCCTAATTCCCCAGATGAAGACTACTCCACATTGGATGAACCAGTTAAGGAGACAGTT ATGCGAGatttaaaggcagttggaaagaaATTTGTCCATGTCATGTATCCCAAAAAGAGCAGCACCCTCCTCAGAGACT GGGATTTATGGGGTCCATTAATCCTGTGTGTTTTACTTGCTCT AATGCTTCAGGGAGGAGCAGCAGATAGTACAGAAGACAGAGGGCCTCAGTTTGCAGAAGTGTTCGTTATCATCTGGTTTGGAGCAGTTGTCATAACACTAAATTCCAAGCTACTGGGAGGAACCAT ATCTTTCTTTCAGAGCCTTTGTGTCCTGGGCTATTGTATTCTGCCACTGACCGTGGCTCTTTTGGTCTGCAGGCTTGTACTGATAGCAAACAGTGGGACTGCTGGCTTCATTGTGCGCCTTTTAGTCGTAGTAGCTATGTTTGGCTGGTCAACTCTAG cATCTACAGCCTTCTTGGCAGACAGCCAACCCCCAAACCGCAAAGCTCTTGTTGTCtatcccattttccttttctattttgttaTCAGCTGGATGATCCTCACCTTTACGCCATAG
- the YIPF6 gene encoding protein YIPF6 isoform X3: protein MAAAAAAAGSGATKPLFAGLADVSISEDIPVEGEITVPVGPNSPDEDYSTLDEPVKETVMRDLKAVGKKFVHVMYPKKSSTLLRDWDLWGPLILCVLLALSFFQSLCVLGYCILPLTVALLVCRLVLIANSGTAGFIVRLLVVVAMFGWSTLASTAFLADSQPPNRKALVVYPIFLFYFVISWMILTFTP from the exons atggcggcggcggcggcggcggcgggcagcGGAGCCACGAAGCCGCTG TTTGCAGGCCTTGCAGATGTGTCAATATCAGAAGATATCCCTGTAGAAGGAGAAATTACTGTTCCTGTGGGGCCTAATTCCCCAGATGAAGACTACTCCACATTGGATGAACCAGTTAAGGAGACAGTT ATGCGAGatttaaaggcagttggaaagaaATTTGTCCATGTCATGTATCCCAAAAAGAGCAGCACCCTCCTCAGAGACT GGGATTTATGGGGTCCATTAATCCTGTGTGTTTTACTTGCTCT ATCTTTCTTTCAGAGCCTTTGTGTCCTGGGCTATTGTATTCTGCCACTGACCGTGGCTCTTTTGGTCTGCAGGCTTGTACTGATAGCAAACAGTGGGACTGCTGGCTTCATTGTGCGCCTTTTAGTCGTAGTAGCTATGTTTGGCTGGTCAACTCTAG cATCTACAGCCTTCTTGGCAGACAGCCAACCCCCAAACCGCAAAGCTCTTGTTGTCtatcccattttccttttctattttgttaTCAGCTGGATGATCCTCACCTTTACGCCATAG